From the genome of Candidatus Neomarinimicrobiota bacterium:
TCCTGAAAATAAAAGACTTCATACCCTTTTCTTCTCAACTCTATAAAAACTGCATTCTCTAACAGACGCCCGTAGTCCATTGAGCTAACTCTTCTGGACAATCCAACGTCAATGAGATAAACCTTAACTGGATTTCTCATCCTTTTATAGGTCGATTCAGCAAACTTTTTCACTTCAAAAATTAACATGCTCTCAAGAAAATATTTATAGTAAGCATAAAGACTATCTTTGGAGAAAGAAAACCTACCTTTATATTGCTTATAAAAAGCAGTTAAGGAAAATCTCGTTGAAAAGGACGAAAATAATTTATCCCATAAAGCGTCTAATAAAACTATATTCCCAACTTTAAACCTTTCAACAATATCTCTAAAAAACATTGCATTAAGATATTCTTTCAATACCTTTCTCTTGTCAAATTCAGTTGGAGAAAAAGTTACTTCCGGAAATCCTCCAAACTTCAAATACTCACCAAAACAATTCTTCGTATATACTTTTCCACTCCCATAAAATAGTTTTTCTCTTGAAAGATCATACCCTTTTGAAACTAAAAACTCTCTAAATGAGAAAGGAAAAACTTCCAGACTCCAGACTCTACCCCTTAAGGATGAATGGATTCTCCGGGGAGTTATCTCAGATGAAGAACCCGCACAATATACCGATATACCTTCCTTTTCAACCAACCTCCTTACAAATCTTTCCCATAACCCAGTATCCTGAATTTCATCAAATAGAAATACTACATTATTCTGGGATAACAAATGGGGTTTTAACTCAAAAAATGCTTCTCTAATCCTATCAATCTCCTCAATCTTAATATTAGAAAGCCGTTCATCTTCAAAGTCAATGTATAACGAGCGCCCCCTATTCTTTCGAAACAAATCATAGAGAATAAAACTTTTGCCACTCCTTCTAACACCATGAAATACTACCACCTTCTTTAAATTTTCCGATGGGAGCGCTATCCCTTCCCTCGG
Proteins encoded in this window:
- a CDS encoding ATP-binding protein; this translates as MVSNELIKSIIIENENFIIGQIKGVVPREGIALPSENLKKVVVFHGVRRSGKSFILYDLFRKNRGRSLYIDFEDERLSNIKIEEIDRIREAFFELKPHLLSQNNVVFLFDEIQDTGLWERFVRRLVEKEGISVYCAGSSSEITPRRIHSSLRGRVWSLEVFPFSFREFLVSKGYDLSREKLFYGSGKVYTKNCFGEYLKFGGFPEVTFSPTEFDKRKVLKEYLNAMFFRDIVERFKVGNIVLLDALWDKLFSSFSTRFSLTAFYKQYKGRFSFSKDSLYAYYKYFLESMLIFEVKKFAESTYKRMRNPVKVYLIDVGLSRRVSSMDYGRLLENAVFIELRRKGYEVFYFQERYECDFIVKSDDRFMVFQVTWKLDEDNKERELGGVIEAAKRFNLKEAVVVTFDNEEIKEIDGITVIIKPFWKWSVE